In the genome of Raphanus sativus cultivar WK10039 chromosome 4, ASM80110v3, whole genome shotgun sequence, one region contains:
- the LOC108851518 gene encoding alpha-barbatene synthase: MEVVKSDQKIYLNFSKLIPSQWGDHFLNISIADSDFDVLAREMEVLKPKVRKNIFTFSSRDKDALKRNILSIHVLDSIGLAYIFEKEIVETLKYAFQKIDELIKDENDLYTVSIMFRIFRTYGHNMLSDVFYRFKRNDGKFKESLVEDVKGMLSFYEAVHFRTTTDYILDEALSFTLDYLESLATDSRANPPHFLKHIQNALYIPQHQKIQVLVAREYLSFYEQEEDHDEILLKLAKLNFKFLQLHYIQELKIITTWWRELDHTKNLPPGFRERTFESWFVGSMMYFEPQFSLGRIMSAKFFLLFTFLDDACDTYGSIPEVESVVNCLERWDPEYTENLQGHMKTAFKFVMSVYKDFEEILKSQGRSFALEKMKEEFKIVARTNLDLIKWARAGQIPKFDEYVEAGGAEAGSYATIACSIMGLGEIGKKEDFEWLLSRPKSVRYLARKTRLLDDITDFEEDMNKGYTANALNYYMKQHGITKKEASREFHKMIGDIDKTVNEECLKTTNISRPVLMQVVNFGRMVNILYTSDDVYNNREGKLKDYLTALLVDPINL, translated from the exons atggaAGTAGTAAAGAGTGATCAGAAAATCtacttaaatttttcaaaattgatACCTTCTCAATGGGGTGATCACTTTCTCAATATCTCCATCGCTGATTCA GATTTTGATGTGCTTGCAAGAGAAATGGAAGTACTAAAGCCTAAAGTGAGAAAAAACATATTCACGTTTTCTTCCAGAGACAAAGACGCACTGAAGAGGAACATTCTTTCGATTCATGTTCTGGACAGTATTGGTCTAGCTTATATTTTTGAGAAGGAGATTGTAGAGACCCTAAAATATGCATTCCAGAAGATAGATGAACTTATCAAAGATGAAAATGATCTGTACACGGTCTCCATCATGTTTCGCATTTTTAGAACATATGGTCATAATATGTTGTCTG ATGTTTTCTATAGATTCAAAAGAAACGATGGTAAATTTAAAGAAAGTTTAGTAGAAGATGTCAAGGGTATGCTAAGCTTCTACGAAGCAGTGCACTTCAGGACAACGACAGATTATATATTGGATGAAGCGTTGAGCTTTACATTGGACTATTTGGAGTCACTAGCTACAGATAGCAGAGCCAACCCACCACATTTTTTAAAGCATATACAAAATGCTCTTTACATACCTCAGCATCAGAAAATCCAAGTTCTGGTTGCAAGAGAGTATCTTTCGTTCTATGAACAAGAAGAGGACCACGATGAGATACTACTCAAGCTAGCCAAGCTCAATTTCAAGTTCTTGCAGCTTCACTACATTCAAGAATTAAAAATTATCACCAC GTGGTGGAGGGAACTAGACCATACAAAGAACCTCCCACCTGGCTTCAGAGAAAGAACCTTCGAGAGTTGGTTTGTGGGATCGATGATGTATTTTGAGCCACAATTTTCACTTGGGAGAATTATGTCGGCCAAGTTTTTCTTATTGTTCACCTTTTTAGACGATGCTTGCGATACTTATGGTTCAATTCCTGAAGTTGAAAGCGTGGTTAACTGTTTGGAAag ATGGGATCCCGAGTATACGGAAAATCTTCAAGGTCACATGAAGACTGCCTTCAAATTTGTGATGTCTGTTTACAAAGACTTTGAAGAAATACTTAAGTCACAAGGAAGATCATTTGCGctggagaagatgaaagaagag TTCAAGATAGTCGCTAGAACAAACCTTGACCTTATCAAGTGGGCAAGAGCAGGTCAAATCCCTAAATTTGATGAGTATGTAGAGGCTGGTGGGGCTGAGGCTGGTTCGTATGCAACCATAGCATGTTCTATTATGGGACTTGGAGAGATCGGTAAGAAAGAAGATTTTGAGTGGCTACTATCTAGGCCAAAGTCTGTCCGATATCTAGCAAGGAAGACACGTCTCTTGGATGATATTACGGATTTTGAG GAGGATATGAATAAAGGGTACACTGCAAATGCACTTAACTATTACATGAAACAACATGGAATCACGAAAAAAGAGGCAAGTAGGGAATTTCATAAGATGATTGGAGATATCGACAAGACTGTAAACGAAGAGTGCTTAAAGACAACCAACATTTCACGTCCCGTTCTTATGCAAGTCGTTAATTTTGGACGCATGGTGAATATTCTCTATACGTCGGATGATGTCTACAATAACCGTGAAGGAAAACTAAAGGATTATCTCACTGCTTTGCTTGTTGATCCAATAAATCTTTAG
- the LOC108834838 gene encoding uncharacterized protein LOC108834838, giving the protein MEEGSGSSRRVNSGRRRCFCRLPATVVQSWTDKNPGRRFYGCPRFKPGQEVGCKYFWLYDVEDGTNWQRLALLEARDEIREKDRVIKRLKQTILQMRSDLGKNDENEDEILRKFEEFYV; this is encoded by the exons ATGGAAGAGGGTTCGGGATCATCGAGGAGGGTCAATTCTGGTCGGAGACGCTGCTTTTGTCGGTTGCCGGCGACAGTAGTGCAATCGTGGACTGACAAAAACCCAGGGCGTCGATTTTATGGCTGTCCACGATTTAAG CCTGGACAGGAGGTAGGCTGCAAATACTTCTGGTTGTATGATGTAGAGGATGGTACAAATTGGCAGAGATTAGCATTGCTTGAAGCTCGTGATGAAATCCGTGAGAAGGATCGAGTTATTAAGCGGTTGAAGCAGACCATTTTACAAATGAGAAGCGATTTGGGCAAGAATGATGAAAATGAAGATGAAATTCTCAGGAAGTTTGAAGAATTCTATGTTTAA
- the LOC130511777 gene encoding uncharacterized protein At3g43530-like, with the protein MAKIRWTKKRRTKPLKDITSPPLKEATDVSQPEAESVEDGDVNRNEDEENEKSHESLESPIEDANPVEENQNEEVSPGNESVDEENQNQEASHNESEDEENGNEEASENQSEEEENSEEEAANVDGNGNVVQREEENSEEEAANLDGNGVQGEAENSEEQAANLDGNSRVGEEERSEEVDVGRDGGSSSETESEDSDNEALKPLGMYFQPSEYRKKIKISTRCFIADVMKTFAELVPPITPTEKNWFVNHPQFKHIFHMPQAGNHKVMGMWMLLLRTTRIAKEKEAWFAVNGCPIRYGIREHALISGLNCRNYPLNYKEAGDTKFVRRCFGRGIIRYQDVKAKVLEGMEPSRDRLRLLVLYFLSSVLLGQTKSGNEAPPVDPFLLRAVDDLNLCRTFPWGRLSFDYMMKEIAHTMAHFDGEVKEGVIWSIPGFCLPMEMLAFEAIPVLGSKFREAVDDPDPTCPRMCQTKFKQSEMKGFPLWKINKALGNTQDIDNVLAVREEERSLLERITEPEDNRDKDDAIVDSWMKRVARGYVVRFVDMFAEDVAAREGPPPQTGGNGIEANESAENSVQLKEILEAVKKFREDVGERMDRIENKVGEVDLRLAVSEAYIHEQIALGKRSNQERPDKEVGCNKRSKKK; encoded by the exons ATGGCAAAGATAAGGTGGACTAAGAAGAGAAGAACGAAACCACTGAAGGATATAACTTCTCCTCCTTTAAAAGAAGCTACTGATGTTTCTCAACCGGAAGcggagtctgttgaagatggaGATGTGAACCGCAACGAAGATGAAGAGAACGAGAAGTCTCACGAGAGCCTTGAGAGCCCCATTGAAGATGCGAACCCAGTTGAAGAGAACCAGAACGAAGAGGTCTCTCCAGGAAACGAAAGTGTAGATGAAGAGAACCAGAATCAAGAGGCTTCCCACAACGAaagtgaagatgaagagaaCGGAAACGAAGAAGCCTCCGAGAACCAaagtgaagaggaagagaactCAGAGGAGGAAGCGGCAAACGTGGATGGAAATGGAAATGTAGTAcaaagagaggaagagaactCAGAGGAGGAAGCGGCAAACTTGGATGGAAATGGAGTACAAGGAGAGGCAGAGAACTCAGAGGAGCAAGCGGCAAACTTGGATGGAAATTCCAGAgtaggagaggaagagaggtcaGAAGAAGTAGATGTCGGTAGAGATGGAGGAAGTAGCAGTGAAACCGAAAGCGAG GATTCCGACAATGAGGCGTTAAAACCCTTGGGCATGTACTTCCAACCGTCTGAGTATAGGAAGAAGATCAAGATCTCGACTAGGTGTTTTATTGCTGATGTAATGAAAACCTTTGCCGAATTAGTCCCTCCAATAACTCCGACAGAGAAGAATTGGTTTGTGAATCATCCGCAGTTCAAGCACATATTCCACATGCCACAGGCTGGAAACCACAAGGTAATGGGCATGTGGATGCTCCTTCTCCGAACCACTCGCAttgcaaaggaaaaagaggcaTGGTTTGCCGTGAATGGTTGTCCGATCCGCTATGGTATCAGAGAACATGCTTTGATATCTGGATTGAACTGTCGGAACTATCCATTGAACTACAAGGAGGCCGGAGACACGAAGTTTGTGAGGAGATGTTTTGGGAGGGGAATAATAAGATATCAAGACGTGAAAGCTAAAGTTCTTGAGGGAATGGAACCTTCTCGTGATAGGTTGAGGCTGTTGGTGTTGTATTTTCTATCGAGTGTTCTTCTTGGACAGACGAAGAGCGGAAATGAAGCCCCTCCCGTGGATCCATTCTTGCTGAGAGCAGTTGATGATCTGAATTTATGTAGAACTTTCCCTTGGGGTAGACTGTCCTTTGATTACATGATGAAAGAGATTGCACACACTATGGCTCATTTCGATGGGGAGGTGAAAGAAGGTGTGATATGGTCAATTCCTGGTTTCTGTCTTCCAATGGAG ATGCTAGCATTTGAGGCTATTCCTGTATTGGGTAGTAAATTCAGAGAGGCCGTTGATGACCCAGACCCAACATGTCCAAGGATGTGCCAAACAAAGTTCAAGCAAAGTGAGATGAAGGGATTTCCGCTATGGAAAATAAACAAAGCACTTGGTAATACTCAG GACATTGATAACGTTTTGGCTGTCAGAGAAGAGGAACGGAGTCTACTAGAGCGGATAACAGAACCAGAGGATAACAGAGATAAGGATGATGCAATTGTCGATAGCTGGATGAAGAGGGTGGCTCGTGGATATGTTGTAAGATTTGTCGATATGTTTGCGGAGGATGTGGCAGCCCGAGAAGGCCCTCCCCCTCAGACAGGTGGAAACGGCATTGAAGCCAATGAATCAGCAGAGAACTCGGTGCAGCTAAAAGAAATATTAGAGGCCGTTAAGAAATTCAGAGAAGATGTTGGAGAGCGGATGGACAGGATTGAGAATAAGGTTGGAGAAGTTGATTTAAGACTCGCAGTGTCAGAGGCTTATATTCACGAGCAGATAGCACTTGGTAAGAGGAGTAATCAGGAGAGGCCTGATAAGGAGGTTGGCTGTAATAAGAGGTCAAAGAAAAAGTGA